One window from the genome of Moraxella nasibovis encodes:
- a CDS encoding WG repeat-containing protein has product MAQKHHVNYHQQYDDNIFLIKRNGKFGLVDKNNNPITSVIYDDILPSENGLFRAVLNDEWYILNQQGKVISPAYHYIGYIEENCTKVKLFDKFALLHIDDGLLTDFVFDYIYDFLEGFARIRQGNKNGYLDKNGKIVIDCQYDDVGYFSQGLSYALKDGKYGYINTQNQTVIDFIYDDAGTFSEDLARVVKDDKTAFIDKTGKVIIDWMDYEAKYFLRGVAQIIIDEKIGFIDKTGNIIIEPQFEYASYFDEKTDLANAEKDGKEFKINRQGKQVGKAKKAVYWTEDFLLEDDQ; this is encoded by the coding sequence ATGGCACAAAAACATCATGTTAATTATCATCAGCAATATGATGACAATATCTTTTTAATCAAAAGAAATGGCAAGTTTGGATTGGTTGATAAGAATAACAATCCAATAACATCGGTCATATACGATGATATTTTACCGTCTGAAAATGGCTTATTTCGTGCTGTTTTGAATGATGAATGGTATATATTAAACCAACAGGGCAAAGTAATCAGCCCTGCCTATCATTATATTGGCTACATTGAAGAAAATTGTACCAAAGTTAAATTGTTTGATAAATTTGCCCTGCTTCATATTGATGATGGCCTATTGACGGATTTTGTATTTGATTATATCTATGATTTTCTAGAAGGCTTTGCACGCATTCGTCAAGGCAACAAGAATGGCTATCTTGATAAAAACGGAAAAATTGTCATTGATTGCCAATATGACGATGTGGGTTATTTTTCACAAGGGTTGAGTTACGCTCTAAAAGATGGCAAATACGGCTATATCAATACCCAAAATCAAACAGTCATTGATTTTATTTATGACGATGCTGGTACATTTAGTGAAGACTTGGCACGAGTGGTTAAAGATGACAAAACTGCCTTTATTGATAAGACTGGCAAAGTGATTATCGACTGGATGGACTATGAAGCCAAATATTTTTTGCGTGGTGTTGCTCAAATCATCATTGATGAAAAAATTGGCTTTATAGATAAAACGGGCAATATTATTATTGAACCGCAGTTTGAATATGCCAGCTATTTTGATGAAAAAACCGACTTAGCAAATGCAGAAAAAGATGGCAAAGAATTTAAAATCAACCGTCAAGGAAAGCAAGTAGGCAAAGCAAAAAAAGCTGTGTATTGGACTGAAGATTTTTTACTTGAAGATGATCAATGA
- the nusB gene encoding transcription antitermination factor NusB, which yields MNTTSQNDQFDISESGYKTTHTAVRKARRFALQGLYEWLLTDYRFASEQRDLLGGNEPHAIAARTRADNAMHTVHLGYYHELMRQIPEQAGELIMEISRYLDRSFDRLDVIERAVLLIGAYELKYSLHIPYKVVLDEAMQLNTYFGATDAHKLINAVLDRYAKEVRTDEKNGKKPQPSDNLPNLG from the coding sequence ATGAACACCACTTCCCAAAACGACCAATTTGACATCAGCGAATCAGGCTACAAAACCACGCACACCGCCGTGCGTAAGGCTCGCCGTTTTGCCCTGCAAGGTCTGTACGAATGGCTTTTGACCGACTATCGTTTTGCCAGTGAGCAACGAGATTTGTTGGGCGGTAACGAACCGCACGCCATCGCCGCTCGCACCAGAGCCGACAACGCCATGCACACCGTGCATTTGGGCTATTATCACGAGCTGATGCGTCAGATTCCTGAGCAAGCAGGCGAGCTGATTATGGAAATCTCTCGTTATCTTGATCGCAGTTTCGATCGCCTTGATGTGATTGAGCGTGCGGTACTGCTTATCGGTGCGTACGAACTCAAATACAGCCTGCACATTCCTTATAAAGTGGTGCTGGATGAAGCCATGCAACTCAACACCTATTTTGGGGCGACAGACGCACACAAACTCATCAATGCCGTGCTTGACCGCTATGCCAAAGAAGTGCGTACTGATGAAAAAAATGGCAAAAAGCCACAGCCAAGCGACAATCTGCCAAATCTCGGCTGA
- the ribH gene encoding 6,7-dimethyl-8-ribityllumazine synthase has product MMNYTAQKSAVSHIDGALDQSQNLKIAIAVGRFNGFLVESLVEGALDALLRHGVQGENITVVRVPGAFELPLTAKKLATSGKFDAIVVLGAIIRGATPHFDIVASESAKGLSKVALDHDIPVINGILTTENIEQTIERAGTKAGNKGFEAAMTAIEMASVLKAI; this is encoded by the coding sequence ATCATGAATTACACAGCCCAAAAATCTGCCGTCAGCCACATTGACGGTGCCTTAGACCAAAGCCAAAACCTGAAAATCGCCATTGCGGTCGGTCGTTTTAACGGCTTTTTGGTAGAAAGTTTGGTAGAAGGTGCGTTAGATGCCCTACTTCGCCACGGCGTACAAGGCGAGAACATCACCGTCGTGCGAGTACCGGGGGCGTTTGAGCTGCCTTTGACCGCCAAAAAACTGGCGACTTCTGGCAAATTTGATGCCATCGTGGTGTTGGGTGCGATCATTCGTGGGGCGACACCGCACTTTGACATCGTGGCAAGCGAGAGTGCCAAAGGTCTGTCAAAAGTCGCTCTAGATCACGACATTCCTGTGATTAACGGCATCCTTACCACCGAAAACATCGAACAGACCATTGAGCGCGCTGGCACCAAAGCAGGCAACAAAGGCTTTGAAGCAGCGATGACCGCCATCGAAATGGCAAGCGTATTAAAAGCGATTTAA
- the hisF gene encoding imidazole glycerol phosphate synthase subunit HisF has protein sequence MLAKRLIPCLDVENGRVVKGVNFVDIKDAGDPVQVATRYNDDGADEITFLDITATSDGRDTTYQMVEQIAKNIFIPLTVGGGVRKIDDIRNLLNAGADKVGINSAAITNPDLVNDAAARFGSQCVVVSIDAKRVIKADGTIGFEIFTHGGRRATGIDAIQWAVEMTKRGAGELLVTSMDGDGTRAGYDLLLTRTISDLVNIPVIASGGVGNLQHLADGVLKGGADAVLAASIFHFGDHTIGEAKAFMASQGIPVRLIGQNL, from the coding sequence ATGTTAGCAAAACGCCTTATCCCCTGCCTTGATGTTGAAAATGGTCGTGTCGTCAAAGGGGTAAATTTTGTTGATATTAAAGACGCAGGCGACCCTGTGCAAGTCGCCACTCGCTACAACGATGATGGTGCCGATGAGATCACCTTTCTTGACATCACCGCCACCAGTGATGGGCGAGACACCACTTATCAGATGGTTGAACAAATCGCCAAAAACATTTTCATTCCACTCACTGTTGGCGGTGGCGTGCGTAAGATTGACGACATCAGAAATCTACTAAACGCTGGAGCGGACAAAGTCGGCATCAACTCTGCTGCCATCACCAATCCTGATTTGGTGAATGATGCTGCCGCTCGCTTTGGCTCTCAGTGCGTGGTCGTCTCCATTGATGCCAAGCGAGTCATCAAAGCGGACGGCACGATTGGCTTTGAAATATTCACGCATGGCGGTCGCCGTGCAACAGGCATTGATGCGATACAATGGGCGGTTGAGATGACTAAGCGAGGGGCAGGCGAGCTACTGGTTACCAGCATGGACGGCGACGGCACACGAGCAGGCTATGATTTGCTACTGACACGCACCATCAGCGACCTTGTCAATATTCCTGTCATCGCATCTGGCGGTGTGGGCAACTTACAGCACCTAGCCGATGGCGTACTCAAAGGCGGTGCCGATGCGGTGCTGGCGGCGAGCATTTTTCACTTTGGCGATCACACCATCGGCGAGGCCAAAGCGTTCATGGCAAGTCAGGGCATTCCAGTCAGACTGATTGGGCAAAATTTGTAA